In Gigantopelta aegis isolate Gae_Host chromosome 6, Gae_host_genome, whole genome shotgun sequence, the following are encoded in one genomic region:
- the LOC121376351 gene encoding transmembrane protein 272-like codes for MSMLTRKGTLVRKSRGSGRKSSVGRTKSTGSTCSNSTRGTVDSDEYSVPPSPLTKFDPHSSSTSSPARSTIVSYSNDRQAFDTNLEWEAAIATSNQSTPDVFLQLQEANKNADSACEFACRGQRILCKSTFMTGCLILSIILPIIMISMGVKYLNECPAQPKVPVYLLVSGCFAMVKLTVDLWKVIQDKKDENSDTFYDVNDNAALTSRTYKIMNTLLTLFLLVWHGLGTYWVFKVWEPRFTQLLHQPSNWCDKTVYMFAVCQILGLYLFLCLFVLVVCCLTVMYRSSCVGAQDIV; via the exons ATGTCCATGTTGACGAGGAAGGGCACGTTGGTCCGGAAGTCACGAGGTTCCGGCCGGAAGTCGTCTGTGGGCAGGACGAAATCTACTGGATCCACGTGCAGCAACAGCACGCGCGGCACCGTAGACAGCGACGAGTATTCTGTGCCGCCATCACCGCTAACCAAGTTTGACCCGCATAGCAGTTCAACGTCGTCCCCGGCAAGAAGTACAATTGTG TCTTACAGTAATGACCGACAAGCCTTTGACACCAACCTCGAGTGGGAAGCAGCAATAGCCACCTCAAACCAGTCTACACCGGATGTGTTTTTGCAACTTCAGGAAGCTAACAAAAATGCGGACAGCGCATGCGAGTTTGCTTGTCGAGGGCAGCGAATACTATGTAAAAGTA CGTTTATGACCGGGTGCCTAATTCTGTCAATAATACTGCCTATCATCATGATATCTATGG gcgTGAAATATCTCAACGAGTGCCCCGCTCAACCCAAGGTGCCTGTATACCTACTAGTGTCCGGATGCTTCGCAATGGTCAAGCTCACCGTCGACCTGTGGAAGGTCATCCAGGACAAGAAGGACGAGAACTCTGACACCTTCTATGACGTCAACGACAACGCGGCCTTGACCTCGAGGACGTACAAGATCATGAACACTTTGCTGACGCTGTTCCTCTTGGTGTGGCACGGGCTGGGCACGTACTGGGTGTTCAAGGTGTGGGAGCCTCGCTTCACGCAGCTGCTGCACCAGCCCAGCAACTGGTGCGACAAGACCGTGTACATGTTCGCCGTCTGCCAGATCCTCGGCCTCTACCTGTTCCTGTGCCTTTTCGTGCTCGTCGTCTGCTGCCTGACGGTCATGTACAGGTCGTCTTGTGTCGGTGCACAGGATATTgtgtag